The DNA region GGGCGTACCGGCCTGCACCTCATCGCCATGGGCATCGTAGTTGCCGCGTTTAAGGATGTACGTTGGCCGCACCTTGCCACTATCCGCCATGATGGATACAATGAGCTTATCGGTATCGCGCTTGTTCACAAAAGTCAGGATCTTTTTAACATCCTCATTGCTGATCTTCATCATCGGGTTTTTAGCATAGGTTTCGGGCCCGCCCACGGTTGACTGCAGTCCCACTTCCTTCACATTGTTAAAAAAGGCATAAACCTGGTAGTATTCTTTTTGCGAAAAAGGGTCGTATTTATGATCGTGACAATGAGCACATTCCAACGTGACGCCCAATAGTGCTTTGCCGAAGGTATTGGTACGGTCGGTTACATAACTAACCCGGTATTCCTCATCAATTACACCACCTTCTTCGGTTATTTTATGATTGCGGTTAAAGCCTGTTGCCAGCAACTGCTCCTTAGTGGCGTTTGGGAGTTGGTCGCCAGCTAATTGCCAGGTAATGAATTTATCATAAGACAGGTTTTCATTATAGGCGTGGATCACCCAATCGCGCCATGGCCATTGGGTGCGGTAATTATCATCCTGATAACCGTGCGAGTCGGCATAGCGGGCAACATCCAGCCAGTGCAGCGCCATTTTTTCGCCGTATTGCGGAGTTGCCATCAGCTTGTCCACTATTTTTTCGTAAGCATTGGCGCTTTTATCGGCTAAAAACTCATCCATTAAAGCAAGGGATGGCGGCAGACCGGTCAAATCGAGTGAAATGCGTTTCAGCAGGCGTTCTTTATCCGCTTCGGGATTAGGCTCCAGGCTGGCCCGCTCCATTTTTTGCAGTATGAAGTTATCAATCTCATTTTTAGGCCATGCCATGTTTTTAACCTGCGGAACCGGGTAATTTCGCGGAGCGACAAAAGCCCAGTGCTTTTCATATTTGGCGCCCTGTTTTATCCATTTGTGAATGAGTTCAACCTCATAGGGCGATAACCTCTTTAGATTGGATGACGCCGGCGGCATTTGCTCGGTGGTATCTTTGGTAGAGATTCGGCGATAAACCTCCGATTGCATAGGATCTCCGGGGACAAGTGCATGCGATGATGGGTTATCTTTTAATGCCTTATAGGCGCTCTCCGGAAGATCAAGCCTAAGGTCGGCTTCGCGATGTGACGCATCAGGGCCGTGGCATTTATAGCACTTGTCTGAAAGTATCGGCCGGATATTAAAGTTGTAGCTGATGGTATCGGGCACCTGTTCTTCGGTTATCCCGCCTGATGAATGGCAGGAATAAAGCGTGTACAGCGTGCAAATGGCTATTGTAAGCCACACATAATACAACTTCCGGTACATGGGTTTAAAATTGGTTAAACAGAGATTAAAGTTATATAATTTACAGCACAATTTGCAAATACATATTTGTACCCCAAATTGATTTAGCAGGGGCAATATAGCATGAAAAATGATATGTTCATACATTTTGTACAAATGTTTTTACATATAAGCAGAGGAGGGTATTTTTAAAGAATAAACGCGGAATAGCCGATGAGCCAAAAATTGAATCGACGGGCTAATATTTGTTTTATTTAATGTAAACGAGCAATGTTCTGATTGCTCATCTTTTCCAACTTTTTAATATCCCGGTAAACGATATATAAAGGGATGATCCCAAAAATACCGAAGCCGCAGTCAATGAACCGCCAGTAAACGGGGATACCGCGGATTGGGCCGGCAATAAAAGGCCGGCGGGAATACCATCACACAGGCGATCACGCCAAACTCAATTACCCAAATGTTTTTAACCGGGGCTTTCAGCCATTTGGACTGACAAACCTTTAGCGCAAAGACCACCCGGCCGGAGCGGATCGACGGCTGAAGGTAATTAAATAAGGAAGCCCTCCGGATTGAATTTCGGAGGGCTTTTTATTTATGAATTATTCTTACTTTTTAATCCTGCTTTTCAGCTCAGCCAATGGCATAGTAACCATACGGCCAATTGGTTTTTTACCGCGATAGGTGATCACTTTTAATGTAGTGGCATCTTTAGGCGCATCTATCGGCGCTGTGTATTTAGGATAAAATCTGTCCGGGAACGAATTGTCGAAGCTGTAATAAATGTCCAGTCCGTTTACCTCATTGGTCAGGGTGATTTTTAACGTACTATCAGGATTCAACACCGCGTCAAATGAGGGGTCATAAGCGCTTGGGGCTATCTTGGTTTCGGCTTCATCAAAGCGCGGGAAGTGCTTCTCTACCCTGCCGAAAAACCCGTCCCAGTTTTTAGTTCCTTTTGGCGACCATACGTCCTCGGCAATGGCCATGCCACGAGGCCATGTCATATATTCGGCCTGGCGAATGTTGTATACCTGCTCTGTCCATAAGTTGGCCTGGCCACCTTTAATGAGACGTGCATCCACACTGTCGGGCACCGGCTCCCAAGAGTAGGTTTTGTTTAGGCGAAGCGTGGCGTAAATCTTTGTTTCGTTCACGCGGTCGCTTTGCATGTAATCTAAATAAGCAAACGTAGTTGGGCTCATTACCACTTCATGACCAGCTTTAGCAGCGGTGATGCCTCCCTGAATACCTCGCCAGCTCATAACCGCGGCATTAGGGCCCAGACCGCCTTCAATGATCTCGTCCCAACCCATGAATTTTTTACCTTTTGATTCTACTATTTTTTCAAGCCGTTTTTCAAAATAGGCCTGTACCTCGTTCATGTCTTTCAGGTTTTCTTTGGCCATTAATGCCTTTATGGCATCGCTTTGCTCCCAGAAATTTTTGGCGCACTCATCGCCCCCTAAATGGATATAGCCAAAGGGGAACAACTGCGCAATTTCGGTAACTACCTTATCCATAAAAGTATAAACAGCTTCATTGGCCGGGCAAAGGGTATTGTCGACAATAGCGCGGTTATGCGGGCCGCTCCAATCCATGAAAGGTTCGCCCGAGTTTACTACGTATTTATCGGCGCCCGGTGTGCATGAAAGCTCGGGGTAGGCAACTATCGCAGCAAGGCTGTGGCCGGGAACGTCAATTTCGGGCAGGATGTTCACAAACCTGTCTTTGGCGTATTGTACCAACTCTTTGATATCTTCCTGGGTATAAAAACCGCCGTAGGTACGTGGCTCATCTGCTGTAGGTGGAGTAAACGTACCAAACTGGCCTACCTTTTTAACGTTGTGCGATCCTACTTCGGTTAACCTTGGCAGGCTTTTGATCTCCACGCGCCAGCCTTCATCATCGGTAAGGTGCAAATGCAGCAGGTTAAATTTGTATTTAACCATAGCATCGATGTATTGCTTAACCTCGGCCTTGGTAAAAAAATGGCGTGATACATCAAACATCAATCCTCTCCATCCAAACCTTGGATAGTCGGTAATTTCAACCGAGGGTGCGGTCCATTTTATCCCTTTGGCTACTTCTAATCCTTCAATTTCTTTAGGCAGCAGCTGGAAAAACGTTTGTACACCATAAAATAATCCCGCGGCATCATTAGCACGGATCACTACTTTTTTAGGTGTTACTGATAGTTTATAGCCTTCGGTTTTGATTACCGTATCGGCTGTTTTATTTAAGATGAGCCTGATAGGCGCTGTGTGCGCAACACTTTTTACGGTGATGAATGCACCTGTAGCGGTAGATAGTTTTCTTTTAAGATAGGCTGTTACATTTGCCACATCGGCCGAAGAACCGGCCTCTACAACCACCGTTTTGGGCAATACAAACTGGCCGGTAGTTTGGGTAACTTTTACAGGCTGCGGGATAAGCGCCAGGGCTGGTTTAGCTGCCTGGGCTACAGAAAGCAGGTGTGCCATACAGCCGCAAAGCAATAAGGATAATTTCTTCATAAAGAATTGTTATTTAATTGGATGTACGCAAATTAAACTTTTTAAATAATATTAAGAAGTATATTTTCTGAACCTTGATCTTTACGATTTAAAGGTGATCAGGATATTGTTTGAACCGTGATTTTTAGGATTTGGGGATGACCAGGATATTGTCTGAACTCGAATTTTAAGGAATTATTAGAATTTTTTGAATTTGCAAAGCATGCGGCGGTGCCCTCATGGCCGCCGGTCGATAGAACTCCTGTCCATCCTACAAATCCCCCAAAATCCCGGTTCAGACAAATTGGTGAAATCAAAAAATCCGAAATCGAACATTCGAAATCCGACATTCCGAATCACACCCTGATATAAATATTCCGTTTATCAAGCATATAAGCAACCAGCCAGCAAATCATCATAAAGCTGATGGCGAATAGCAATGATCCAATCGGGCCGGGGGCTATGGCCTGGTAAAAAGCTGTATTTATCCAATCCACGGCATTTGTGTTGCTTATCATGATCATGCTCACCGGGATCAACAATATTTCAGAGAGCACATAAATTGGCAGCGGGTTTTTACCCATGATGGTGAAAAATCGGGCCCAGTTGCCTTTGTTCCAGTTATTGATCTCCAGCGCGTAGATCAGCGCCGACAGGATCACCAAATCCAACCCGGTGGTAACCAGTACAAATGAGCTTGTCCACAGCTTTTTATTGATCGGGAAAACCATATTCCAGCATAAGGCTAAAAAGATGAACAGGCAGCCGGTTAACAGCAACTTGGTAGTGGCATCATAACCTTTGCCTTTTTGTTGAATGAATTTACCCGCATAGTATCCAACCACAACGTTAACAATTGCCGGCAATGTGCTTAATACACCTTCCGGCTCAAACGGAATACCCTCACCGTGATACAGGTGATCTACGCCGAACAAAAACTTATCAAGGTAGATACCCGCGTTGCCGGTCATGCTCAGCGGATCGGCAGGGTTGCCGTACACCAGCAGGATGATCCAGTAGATCACTAAAAACAAACCGGATAAAATAAAAACGGTTTGTTTAGAAAAGAAATGGATCATAAGCGAGGTAAAGCAATAACACAGGGCGATTCGCTGCAAAACACCCATAATTCGGGTATGTGTAATAGGTTTTAAATGAAAGCCGCCGCTCATTGAAAAGAAAGGGAACCAGTACATGAGGTATCCTATTAAAAATATAAGCAGCGTTCGCCTGAAGATTTTGCTTAACACAGCCGCGTTGCCCATTTCCTGGTAGCGTTTCATTGAAAAGCTCATGGCATTGCCTACGGCAAACAGAAAAGAAGGGAACACAAGATCGGTTGGGGTGAAGCCATGCCATGCGGCATGTTCAAGTGGCGAAAAAGGGGCTGCTCCGCTGCCCGGCGTATTTACAATGATCATGAAGCATAAAGTCATGCCACGAAATACATCCAGCGATAAAAACCGCGATGATGATTTGTCCATAAATGGGTTTAAAAATGTTTATAATCAGCTTTTCAGAAGCAGGGATGTTAAGGCAAGATAATAAACTTACCGGAAAGTATGCTTTCCGGTAAGTTGCCAGGTTATTTATAATTTCTATGCATTTTTCTGTTACTAACTGAACGCCAGTTTATTTTATTAGCTTTTGGCTTTGCGCATTTTGCTTTCAGCTTTAATTAGTGATAACCCGGGTTTTGTTTCAATTGCGGTGTGCCGCCTTTAGCGCTTAAGTCAATCTCCACCAGCGGTATCGGGAAATATTCGCTTTTACCTTTAATAAATTTACCGCCTTTTACATCACTGGTCAACGTGCTTTGATATGCTATATAAGCATTAAGCTCGGTATCGGCAATGCCCCAGCGCACAAGGTCAAAAAAGCGGTGCCCTTCCATGGCAAGTTCAATTTTACGTTCAAAATAGATGGCTTTAAGCGCAAAATCCTTGCTGGCAAATGCACCGCCGGGATAAGGGCTCACTTTGTAGTTAGCAGCAGCCTGAGTGGTAAACCCGGCCGTAGGGTCATCATCATCTTTGTATTTGTGTACAAAGCCATCGGGATTAGCTGCACGGCTACGCACCAGGTTTACATAACTTTCGGCTTTATCCAGACTACCAACCTGTGCTTCAACTTCGGCAGCCATCAACAATACATCGGCATAACGGATCACGTTGTAATTGATCCCTGAGCCTGGGGCCCATGAGGTGTTATCACCGTTTACATCCTGCTCGGCCTGGCCGTAAACATTTTTGATAGGCGAATAAGGGCCGCCGTACTGCTGATCTCGGATCCAGTCGGCTCCAGGATGTAAGCCCCAGTCAAGATAAGGGATCCCGCGGCGACCGGCAGTCCAGTCAAGGCGCGGGTCAATTGTGCCGGCATCCGGGGTATAATCGTCGGCCGATGCCAGGCCCATATCTGTTTTTATAGCGTGGCTGTTATAATCGTCAAGATATGGTAAACCCGTAGTTGAATTGGTGCGAAAATGATTTACAAGGTCAATTGATGGCTGGTAAAAACCACAGCAACTAAACGGGCTGCTATTGCCATACGGAAAGTTAAGCATATCGCCGTTATTTGCCTGCGACGGGCCGTTAGGATCGGTATTGGCAGCAGCCTGAACAGCAAAAACCGATTCGGCGCTGTTATTGGTAGCCGTTCTGAAGTTGTCGTTGAATTTAGCGTTAAGGGCATATTTTTTACCATCAGAAGTTACGCCCTGTGCAATAACCGCATCAAATACAGCCTTTGCTTCGGTATATTTATGCTCATACAAGTAAGTTTTACCTAAATATGCGCCGGCTGCCCATTTATTGGCACGGCCAACTTCGGTTTGGGTATTAGGCAGATTGTCGTAGGCGTATTTGAAATCTGCTTCAATCTTTGGCCAAATATCTGTGTTGTTAGGTTGATTAACGTCGGTTGTTGTTTCATCAAGATAAGGTACATTATTGAACATCTTTTTCAGATCGAAGTAATAGTGCGCCCTTAAAAACCGGGCCTGTGCCAGTATATTGGTTTTATTTGAGGCTGATATGGAAGTAACCTTATTGGTTATTTTAATGGTATTGTTGGTGCGTGATACCCCCTCATAATCGGCCCGCCATTTACTGTCGAAAAAGCCGTTGCTGGCATCGGCGTTGTATTTCATCATCGGTTCTATCGGTTGCTGATCGCCGGCAATACTGCCCTTTGATGCATCACCACCTACTACACCGCCGTATACCCAGTTATCCGGTGATGCTTCCCAGGCACCGCCGCCACCTACTGCGGCATCACCGCCTTGCTGACCATCAAGCACTGCATAGGCACCTACAAGTAATTCATCAGCTCCTGATTCTGTTTCCAGAAATTGTGGTTCGAGGGCGCCGTTAATAGGCTTATCAAGATATGATTTTTTACATGCGCCAAGCGACAGGGTGCTTAAAAGCGCTATGGAAATAAGTTTTTTAGCTTTCATTGTAATCCGTTTAAATATTGCTGTTATAATGAAAAATTAACTCCGAAAATGAAGGTGCGCGGGCTGGCATAGCTACCCTCGTCAATACCAAAATCTTTGGTGTTGCCGCTTAGTTCAGGATCAACACCGCTGTAACCTGTTAAAGTAAACAGGTTGGTTGCTGATACATAGATCCTTAGCTTTTGGATCCCCGCCTTTTTAAGCCCTGCAATGTTAAAAGTGTAGCCAACCTGCGCGTTACGCATACGTACATAGGTGCCGTTTTCAACAAAATATGAGTTTGGTGTAGCGCCGCTGCTGGTTGATGCGTCAAGTTCCTGGATGGGTGCCTTTGCATTTTGATGAGTTGGCGTCCATGAATCATTAAGTGCGGTATAGCTTTTTGCTGTACCAAATGAAGCATAGAAGTCTCTCCAGTATTTAACGCTGTTCCATAATTTATTGCCAAATGAGCCATAAAGAAATACACTGGCATCAAAATTTTTATAGTTTACACCCAGGTTTAAGCCGGCAGTAACTTTAGGATTTGGATTACCGATAAAAGTACGGTCGGCATCGGTAATGACACCATCACCGTTTACGTCTTTATACCTGAAACGGCCAACCTTTACATCTGATTGGTAGTAAGCATTCGGATCGCCGGTGCGGGTTTGTACAGCTTTGTCGGCTGCGTCAATTTCGGCCTGCGAATTCCAGAAGCCCATGATTTGGTAGCCATAAAACTCGCCTAAAGAATGACCTACCTGGCTGCGGGTAATCGGGTTATCAAACCTGCTTGTTGCAGAACCAGGGAAGTAATCCCTGTCATCAGATACTTTTAATACTTTATTATTATAAGTGGTTAAAGTACCTGTCGCATTAAAGCTCAGATCGCTGCTGGCCCTGAAGTTGCCGGTAACAGAAAGGTCAAGACCATCGGTTTTCATTTTACCAACGTTTTGTGCCGGGAAAGCACCGTTACCCGCAGTACCTAACTGGGTAGCGTTAAATAACAAGTCCTTAATGTCTTTGCGGTAGTAATCGGCAGTTACGGCTATTTTGCCGCCAAATAAGGTTGCATCAAAGCCAAAGTTGGAGTTAATATCTTTTTCCCAAAGCGCGTGAGGGTTGGCTGTTTGGTCCTGGTAAAAGCCCGGGGTCAGGTTAAGTGAACCATCAATAGGATAATACGACTGGCCAATATCATTGCTGAACGTAACGTAAGCGTCTTTACTGCCCATATTGATCTGGTTACCCATAATACCCCAGCCGCCTCTTAGCTTCAGGTCGGTAAGCCAGGTGATATTTTTCATAAAGTTTTCCTGCGAGATACGCCAGCCTGCGCTGAATGCCGGGAAGTAGCCATAACGTTGATCAACAGGAAATTTTGATGAGCCGTCGCGACGGATAGTGGCGTTAAACAGGTAGCGGTCGTTATAAGTATAATCTAAACGGGCAAACTCTGAAAATAACGAGTTGTTAGATTTACCGCTGTAAGTGTTTTTATTGGTAGTACCGGTAGACAGGTTTACATAATCAGGATCAAAAGTATAAAAGCCCTGGATGCTGCCGCCAACATAACGGTCGTGATCTTCAACGGCCTCGGTACCTACCACTATATTAACATTGTGTTTACCAAATACTTTTTGATAGCTAAGGGTGTTGGTCCAGTTGTAGGTATAGCTATTGTCCGAGCCTTCGCTGTAAGTATTGGTTGAAGAGTTTTCAACGTTTTCATACGTAGGGAACGAAAACGAATGGTTGTTGCTGTTGATGATATCGCCGCCAAAACTGGTACGTAAGGTAAGGCCGGGAATAATGTCGGCTTCGGCAAATACGTTACCAAGCAAACGATAGCTTGTTGACTGGTTGTTTTTTGTACGTTCCTGTATGGCAACCGGATTGTTGGCGTCGCCGAGGCCTGTACCGTAACTGCCTGCATAGTTACCTTTAATATCATAAACCGGAATGATCGGTTGCTCACGCAGGGCATGTGCAATAACGCCGTCCGGGTCGTTGGTGCTAACCTGCGAATGTGATGTTCCGTCATTTACCTGCGGCTGCCTGGTTATAGAGTAAGCCAGGTTTTCACCCACCCTGATGTGTTTAGTTACATTATAGGTGGTATTTGAGCGCAGCGTGTACCGTTTAAGATAAGTATCAATCAGTGTACCTTGCTGGTTAAAATAATTTAACGAGAATAAATAGCTGGCGTTATCAGTACTGCCGCTCAACGATATATTGTGGCTATTCATCGGGGCCGATTTAAACAACTCATGATACCAGTCGGTACCGGCTTTGTTGGCCCTTGTTATCCTGTAAAAATTACCCAGGTCTGCAGCTGATGTATAAAAAGGATTTACATAGTATTTTGATGGATCGACAGATGGGTCACCTTCTTTAGCACCTGCCGGGGTAATATAATCAGGCAGTGTAAAAGCCGAGCCTGTACCCGTTGGGTTGTACAAGGCGTCTTTAATGCTGTTATCGCCCGAATTTTTCTTAGCGGTAAGTTTCAAGTCGGCCATTTGTTGTGGCGTTATGGTATTCCAAACGTTGCCGCCTTTTGGCCTTTGCGTACCGTAGTAGGCGTCATATTGAATATTTACTTTGCCCTTACCCCGTTTGGTAGTGATGATGATAACGCCGTTTGCCGCCCTTGCACCATATATTGATGCCGAACTCGCGTCTTTTAACACCTGGAAGGTCTCAACATCATTAGGGTTCAGCGTGCTTACATCATATGTTTCCACACCGTCAACTACGTATAAAGGAGTATTATTTCCGAAAGTATTAAAACCCCTGATGTGTACCTGCGGCTCTTCCCCGGGTTGTCCTGATCCGGTAACGGTAACGCCCGATGCCTGGCCTTGCAATTGCGAGTTTACTGATGACGATGCCTGTTTGTTGAGGTCTTTAACATTAACTACCGCAACGGCGCCGGTAAGGTCTTTCTTTTTCTGCGTGGTATAACCAACCACAACAACCTCATTTAATGCTTTTGATTCTTCAAGCAGGGTTACATTAATGGTGGTTTGTCCGTTTACCGGAATAGCCTGTGTGGTAAAGCCTAAAAAGCCAAATTCAAGTGTGCCGTTACCATCGGGCAGGGTAAGGCTGTATTTACCATCAACATTGGTAACCGTACCTAAATTACTACCTCTGAGTTTTACACTTACACCCGGTAAAGGCTGCCCGTTAATGTCTTTAACCACACCTGTTACAGTTACCGTGACAACAGGTTTTGCATCGGCAGGTTTTATAATGATGATATCATCAACCACCTGGAAGGTTAAAGGCTGTTTTTGCAGCACCTTCTGCATTACGGTTTCAATAGGCGCGTCCTGCACATCCACATTTATTTTCCTGTCAACATCAACCTGATCAAGCCGGTAAAAAACAGTGTATTTACTGCTTTTTTCAATCTGCTTAAACATTTGCTTAACAGAAATATTGTTCACATTAAAGTTGTAAACATTTTGTGAATAAGCGGCAGCGTGTATTTGCATAATGCCCGTTAAGAGCAGAACGGTTACCAGCTTCATAATTTTGATCGTTTTTTGCCACGGGCCGGCGGCCAGAGCGGACTTTCTGTAAAAATTAATCATAAATTTGTTTGTTAATCAGTTAATACGATGCTTCCCCAAGCGTAGGGTATTAGCTTTGATTGCTTTAGGCCCGGGCGTGTTGGTAGCACATCCGGGTTTTTTATGTAAAAGAGAATGTTAGTTTTTGATCATAGTTTCTTTTTTGTTTTTTTAGTCGTTAATCATTATTGTTGTTTCGTGTAATGTTTACTGTGTTGCCGTTTACCGAATAATTGATAGCGGTATTAGCTTTTATAATAGCCAGCACTTTTTCGATGCTTTGGATATTTTTAAAACTGCCCGAATAGCGGATATTGCTCAGTTCGGCATCGGTCATGTTAATAGTGACGTTATATCTTCGTTCAAGCACTTTAGCTATCTCGCTAAGGGTAGCGCCATCAAATACCAGCAGGTTTTCCTTCCAGCCGTCATAACGATCAAGCTTTGCCGAGTCAATTTCTGATACCTGGATCTCGTTCAGGCTTTTGGGTTCGGGGGTTGCGTAGCTGTAATTCTCTTTTGTGGGGTGATAATAGATCCGGAGCACCTGCCGTGGCTTTACATAAATGCGGCTCATTTCATGCGCATTGTTATCTACATTTCCCTCTACAGATACCTCGCCTTTTACTACTGTGGTTTCAAAAAACGGGTCGGAGGCATAGGCCTTAAGATTAAACTTTGTACCGATATCCCTTATGGTATAGTTTTTTGTATTTACAATAAAAGGGACCTCCTTTTTACCCGGAGCGATATCAAAAAACGCTTCGCCTTCCAGGTAAACGGTACGGGTTGTTTTGCCAAAGTCGGCTGTATAGTTAAGCTTGCTGCCCGCGTTAAGCCAAACCTGTGTGCCATCGCTTAAAACAACTTTTTTTATCGAGCCGGGGGTAACAGCTATTTGCCTTACGCTTTCTGCATTTTTTGAATACCTGTTATATAAGGTAGCCGTAACCGCTGCCAGTAAAGCAATAGCCGCTGCCACTTTGCCCCAGGTGATCAGCCTTGCATAGCGCGACGGCTCCGCTGGTTCCATACCGGTCGAAAGTTTATTATAGGCATTATCTTTATTTACAACCGCTGGCTGCAGGTAAAGCATGTTATGCCAGGTTTCATACAGTTGTACAAAATACTG from Mucilaginibacter sp. SJ includes:
- a CDS encoding acyltransferase family protein; the encoded protein is MDKSSSRFLSLDVFRGMTLCFMIIVNTPGSGAAPFSPLEHAAWHGFTPTDLVFPSFLFAVGNAMSFSMKRYQEMGNAAVLSKIFRRTLLIFLIGYLMYWFPFFSMSGGFHLKPITHTRIMGVLQRIALCYCFTSLMIHFFSKQTVFILSGLFLVIYWIILLVYGNPADPLSMTGNAGIYLDKFLFGVDHLYHGEGIPFEPEGVLSTLPAIVNVVVGYYAGKFIQQKGKGYDATTKLLLTGCLFIFLALCWNMVFPINKKLWTSSFVLVTTGLDLVILSALIYALEINNWNKGNWARFFTIMGKNPLPIYVLSEILLIPVSMIMISNTNAVDWINTAFYQAIAPGPIGSLLFAISFMMICWLVAYMLDKRNIYIRV
- a CDS encoding TonB-dependent receptor produces the protein MKLVTVLLLTGIMQIHAAAYSQNVYNFNVNNISVKQMFKQIEKSSKYTVFYRLDQVDVDRKINVDVQDAPIETVMQKVLQKQPLTFQVVDDIIIIKPADAKPVVTVTVTGVVKDINGQPLPGVSVKLRGSNLGTVTNVDGKYSLTLPDGNGTLEFGFLGFTTQAIPVNGQTTINVTLLEESKALNEVVVVGYTTQKKKDLTGAVAVVNVKDLNKQASSSVNSQLQGQASGVTVTGSGQPGEEPQVHIRGFNTFGNNTPLYVVDGVETYDVSTLNPNDVETFQVLKDASSASIYGARAANGVIIITTKRGKGKVNIQYDAYYGTQRPKGGNVWNTITPQQMADLKLTAKKNSGDNSIKDALYNPTGTGSAFTLPDYITPAGAKEGDPSVDPSKYYVNPFYTSAADLGNFYRITRANKAGTDWYHELFKSAPMNSHNISLSGSTDNASYLFSLNYFNQQGTLIDTYLKRYTLRSNTTYNVTKHIRVGENLAYSITRQPQVNDGTSHSQVSTNDPDGVIAHALREQPIIPVYDIKGNYAGSYGTGLGDANNPVAIQERTKNNQSTSYRLLGNVFAEADIIPGLTLRTSFGGDIINSNNHSFSFPTYENVENSSTNTYSEGSDNSYTYNWTNTLSYQKVFGKHNVNIVVGTEAVEDHDRYVGGSIQGFYTFDPDYVNLSTGTTNKNTYSGKSNNSLFSEFARLDYTYNDRYLFNATIRRDGSSKFPVDQRYGYFPAFSAGWRISQENFMKNITWLTDLKLRGGWGIMGNQINMGSKDAYVTFSNDIGQSYYPIDGSLNLTPGFYQDQTANPHALWEKDINSNFGFDATLFGGKIAVTADYYRKDIKDLLFNATQLGTAGNGAFPAQNVGKMKTDGLDLSVTGNFRASSDLSFNATGTLTTYNNKVLKVSDDRDYFPGSATSRFDNPITRSQVGHSLGEFYGYQIMGFWNSQAEIDAADKAVQTRTGDPNAYYQSDVKVGRFRYKDVNGDGVITDADRTFIGNPNPKVTAGLNLGVNYKNFDASVFLYGSFGNKLWNSVKYWRDFYASFGTAKSYTALNDSWTPTHQNAKAPIQELDASTSSGATPNSYFVENGTYVRMRNAQVGYTFNIAGLKKAGIQKLRIYVSATNLFTLTGYSGVDPELSGNTKDFGIDEGSYASPRTFIFGVNFSL
- a CDS encoding PSD1 and planctomycete cytochrome C domain-containing protein — its product is MYRKLYYVWLTIAICTLYTLYSCHSSGGITEEQVPDTISYNFNIRPILSDKCYKCHGPDASHREADLRLDLPESAYKALKDNPSSHALVPGDPMQSEVYRRISTKDTTEQMPPASSNLKRLSPYEVELIHKWIKQGAKYEKHWAFVAPRNYPVPQVKNMAWPKNEIDNFILQKMERASLEPNPEADKERLLKRISLDLTGLPPSLALMDEFLADKSANAYEKIVDKLMATPQYGEKMALHWLDVARYADSHGYQDDNYRTQWPWRDWVIHAYNENLSYDKFITWQLAGDQLPNATKEQLLATGFNRNHKITEEGGVIDEEYRVSYVTDRTNTFGKALLGVTLECAHCHDHKYDPFSQKEYYQVYAFFNNVKEVGLQSTVGGPETYAKNPMMKISNEDVKKILTFVNKRDTDKLIVSIMADSGKVRPTYILKRGNYDAHGDEVQAGTPKSILPFSNNYPKNRLGLAEWLFNKNNPLTARVFVNQMWQEFFGKGIVKSSGDFGMQGDLPSHPELLDWLAVDFRDHGWNIKRLVKQMVMSATYRQSAAATPEKLKEDPDNTLLARGPRGRLPAEFVRDLVLASSGLLNPTIGGPSVNPYQPPGLWENATSGRGILANYKQVHGPNLYRRGMYTLIKRTVPPASLGIFDASNRDQCEVKRLRTNTPLQALVMLNDPTVLESARVLAAKLLQDKSTSTEKITKAFRLILSRHPEQKELAILTSYYADELKTMKKADAEKLLTVGEYPVPANLDEVTLASMMKVVDTMYNLEEAITKT
- a CDS encoding beta-N-acetylhexosaminidase; the encoded protein is MKKLSLLLCGCMAHLLSVAQAAKPALALIPQPVKVTQTTGQFVLPKTVVVEAGSSADVANVTAYLKRKLSTATGAFITVKSVAHTAPIRLILNKTADTVIKTEGYKLSVTPKKVVIRANDAAGLFYGVQTFFQLLPKEIEGLEVAKGIKWTAPSVEITDYPRFGWRGLMFDVSRHFFTKAEVKQYIDAMVKYKFNLLHLHLTDDEGWRVEIKSLPRLTEVGSHNVKKVGQFGTFTPPTADEPRTYGGFYTQEDIKELVQYAKDRFVNILPEIDVPGHSLAAIVAYPELSCTPGADKYVVNSGEPFMDWSGPHNRAIVDNTLCPANEAVYTFMDKVVTEIAQLFPFGYIHLGGDECAKNFWEQSDAIKALMAKENLKDMNEVQAYFEKRLEKIVESKGKKFMGWDEIIEGGLGPNAAVMSWRGIQGGITAAKAGHEVVMSPTTFAYLDYMQSDRVNETKIYATLRLNKTYSWEPVPDSVDARLIKGGQANLWTEQVYNIRQAEYMTWPRGMAIAEDVWSPKGTKNWDGFFGRVEKHFPRFDEAETKIAPSAYDPSFDAVLNPDSTLKITLTNEVNGLDIYYSFDNSFPDRFYPKYTAPIDAPKDATTLKVITYRGKKPIGRMVTMPLAELKSRIKK
- a CDS encoding RagB/SusD family nutrient uptake outer membrane protein, translating into MKAKKLISIALLSTLSLGACKKSYLDKPINGALEPQFLETESGADELLVGAYAVLDGQQGGDAAVGGGGAWEASPDNWVYGGVVGGDASKGSIAGDQQPIEPMMKYNADASNGFFDSKWRADYEGVSRTNNTIKITNKVTSISASNKTNILAQARFLRAHYYFDLKKMFNNVPYLDETTTDVNQPNNTDIWPKIEADFKYAYDNLPNTQTEVGRANKWAAGAYLGKTYLYEHKYTEAKAVFDAVIAQGVTSDGKKYALNAKFNDNFRTATNNSAESVFAVQAAANTDPNGPSQANNGDMLNFPYGNSSPFSCCGFYQPSIDLVNHFRTNSTTGLPYLDDYNSHAIKTDMGLASADDYTPDAGTIDPRLDWTAGRRGIPYLDWGLHPGADWIRDQQYGGPYSPIKNVYGQAEQDVNGDNTSWAPGSGINYNVIRYADVLLMAAEVEAQVGSLDKAESYVNLVRSRAANPDGFVHKYKDDDDPTAGFTTQAAANYKVSPYPGGAFASKDFALKAIYFERKIELAMEGHRFFDLVRWGIADTELNAYIAYQSTLTSDVKGGKFIKGKSEYFPIPLVEIDLSAKGGTPQLKQNPGYH